GGCGCTCTGGACGGCCAGCTCACGCAGGTGCGGCTCGGGTTCCACCGCAAGCAGCCGGGTTACCGTGCCGGGGTAGTGGGGGAAGTTCAGGCCGTTGCCCGCGCCGATCTCGATGACCTCGCCGGCCAGGCCCGCCAGCAGGCGCTTGCGGTGTTCTGTGACGCCCGCCTTCGCCAGGGCTGGACCGGCGACCTTGCTGTAGAAGCGGGAGAAGACCGGGTGCGAGGGGGTGGGTGGCCTCATCTGCTGGGGCATGACTTGTCACCGACTCATCTCTACGGGGCTCACAGCGTCGTGGGCAGGGCCTGGGATCGGCGCGCGGGCTCGCCGCCTGGGTGTCAGCCCACCGTGAGGGTGCCCTTCATGTTCGGGTGGATGGTGCAGATGTAGGAGTAGCCGCCGGGTGCGGACGGTGCGGTGAAGGTGGCCGTTGCGTCGCCTGCGATGCTGCCGGTGTCGAACTTCTTGTCCCCGGTCGCGGTCACGGTGTGCGTTACGGAGTCGCGGTTGACGACGGTGATCTTCGTTCCGGGGCGTACGCGGAGGTTCGCCGGGGTGAAGGCGAAGTTCTCGATCACGATGCGTGCCGCGGCGGGGCCGGTGCTGGAGGCGGCGGGCGGGGCGCTGGTGGTGGCCGGGTTGTTGCCGTTGCCGCCGTTCGAGCAGCCGGCCAGGGCCAGCAGGGTGCAGGCGCTCGCCAGGGCAGCGGCGGTGTGGCCCCGGTGCAGTGGGGTGAAGGTCATGCGGGGCGGGCCTTTCGGGCGGGGACTGCGGGGCGGGCACGGCTGTCGGCCGGCGATCGCATTCAGGTTCGCTCTCACTGGCGGTGCTCGGGCGGGTCGTACCGCCGTCTGCTTCGCCCGCTCACCCACGGGGGTGGGCTCTCTGTCCGGCAGTAGGTGTTACCTGGGGTGGTGGCGGTGCGGCGGAAGAGGACGGCTGCGGCGACGGTGAGCCCGGTCAGCCAGGCGAGGGCGATGAGCAGGGGGCCGGTTTCGTCGAAGGTGGGGGTGAGGGCTGCGTCGATCAGGACGCGGGTGGCGCCGTAGCCGGGCAAAGCGTGCGCCCAGCCAGATGGGGCGGGGCGGAGTATGGGGCTTTGTTCGATGCCCAGGTCTATGAAGGGCACCAGGAAGGCGACGAGTAGCCCACCCACGCGGCCGAACAGCGGGCCGAGCAGGACGCCGATGAGGCCATAAGTGAGGGCGATCAGGACGTTCGCGGCTATATAGCGGCCCCATTGGCGGGCGTCGAAAACGGTGGCGGTCACCACGGGGGAGGCTGCGGTGGCCAGCAACGCGCCGAGGACCACCACGGTCAGGCGGGAAGCGTGCAGAGCGGCGGGGCGGAACCCGGCGAGGGACAGACGCTGGTCACCCGCGCGGGCGTCCAGGACGGTGAACAGACCGGCGAGTGTGGCCAGGGATGCGATGGCGATCGGCGACATGGTGCCGCCATGGATGTCGGGCAGTCACGCCCGCTGGACAAGAGTGCGGCCGCCCTCGCGCACGGTCAGCTACGTGGACTCCTCAGGGGTGGTGGCCACGGTGAGGAGGATGAAGAGCACGGGTACCGCGAGGAGCAGCGTCCACAGCACCCGGTCGCACGCGATGACGGTCAACGAGACGGTCCTGGCGATGATCCGCCCGAAGTCCGACCCGGACCGGGTGGCCGATGAGCCGGCCGACACACCGGGTTGCGGGCGAGGCGGTCGAATCCACGGTGACCCCTCGCCCCTACGTCGTCCGGGAGGCACCGTCGCCCGGACGTGCCACCCGCGCAATCTCTGAGGGCGCCAGATACGTACATGTAGACGACATATGGGGCGAACCAGCTTAGGGGATCACTTACCATGCGTCTCTCAACAGCCACGATCATCCCCCTCTTGGCAGCCGGGGTCGCCTTCACGGGGGCGGTGCCCGCTGTGGCAGATCCGCAGCCCAGCCCGACTCCACCCACCACCGGCACCAGCACCATGCCGCAGCCCAGCCCGACTCCACCCACCACCGGCACCAGCACCATGCCGCAGCCCGGAACGGCTTCGGGATCCGACAACGGGGGGCGGGTCGGCCACGGCCAAGACAACGGGTTCGGGTTCGGCAACGTCCGGCCAGGCCCCGGGTTCGGTGACCGGAACCACATCCACCACTTCCGGCTGCACCACCGGTTCTGCTTCTTCGTGCACCGCCACGTGGTGATCCGGAATATCCGGTTTGATGACCGTCGTGTGGTGATCGTCAAGACGATCGTCCCCGGCCACCTTGTGTGCCTCAGCCCGTTCAGGGACTTCTGAGGACAGGAGCTGAAAGAAGTGCCGCTGCCGACCGCGAAGGCGATCGAGATCGTCGCGTTCGTGCCGGCCGCGTCGATCGACCCGGTGCGGCTGAGCGCCGACAGCTACCTCGTGCAGTACGACGGCCCGGTCGCGGCGAAGCCGTACGTGCTGATCGCCCGGGCGCTGGCCCGCAACACGAAGGTGGCCGTGGCGAAGCCGGCGTGGCACGGGCGGGAGTGCCTGGTGCTGCTGCGGGTGCGGGACGGGGCGCTGGTCGCGCACGTGCTCAAGTGGGACGACGAGGTGCGCGACCCCTCCGAGCTCGCCCCGAAGGACGTCACGGTCACGGACTCCGAGATCGACGAGGCGCTTCAGCTGGTCGACTCGAGGACGACGGACGGCATCTCTGGCTACCAGGACGAGTACCGGAAGTCCCTGGAAGCAGTGCTCGAGGCGAAGGCCGAAGGCCGGCAGCCGCTCGAACCGAGCACCGAGGCTGAGGAGCCGGGCGGCCAGGTCGTCGACCTGATCGGCCCTGCAGGAGAGTGTCCGCAAGGCGCAGGCAGCGCGCGGCGAGGACGCGGGTGAGGCCGAGGTCCATGAGATGCCGGTGGCCAAGCAGAAGACGGCCCTGGTGGCTGTTGTGCGCAGGGATGTCCGCCGGGCTGCTGATCTCCGTTGTGACCGCGCCGGTGGTGGGGGGTAACTCCGCGCCGGTGAGCGGGTCCTCGACCTCGGCTCCGGCGGCGGCATCGACGTCCTGCTCTCCGCCCGCCGGGTCGGCCCCGCCGGCACGGCGTACGGACTGGACATGACCGACGAGATGCTCGCCCTGGCCCTGGCCGACGCGGAGAAGGCAGGCGCCGCGAGGAGTGTGGAGTTCCTCAAGGGCACCGTCGAGGCGATCCTGCAGCCCGCGAACACCATCGACGTCGTGATCTCCAACTGCGTCATCAACCTGTCCACCGACAAGCCGGCCGTGTTCGTCCGCGTGCTGAAACCTAGCGGCCGGATCGGTGTCTCCGACGTCGTCGCCGACGACGCCCTCACCCCCGCCCAGCGGGCCGAGCGTGGCGACTACGTGGGCTCGTTCCGCCGCTGCGCGGCGTCCGGTGCCGACCGTCAGGCTCCCGTGTCGGCGGGCTGGGCGAGGATCTCGCCGCACCGGGCGACGCAGTCGGAACAGATCCACACGTCGGGCCCGGCGACCAGGCGACGCTCCTCGCTACGCGCGTGCCCGCAGAACGAGCAGCGGTCAGGCTGCTTCTTCCCCGGGCGCCCGCAGCGGGAGCGGCGGCCGAAGGGGGCGCGCGGGTAAACCCGGGCTTGCTTGTCGGACGCCTCGGCCTGACCGACCCACGCGGCAACCCTCTGTGCGCACGAGTCGTGCCCCCGGCCATCATCCGGACCGCCGCAATGGCCGACTAGCACACCGGCGCCTGCACGGAGTTGCCGGACACGGCCGCGTCGACCGGGGCGGGGCGCGAGCGTTACGCCTGAGCCCCCACAGTGAGCTGGGCGCGGTGGAAGTCAAAGTGCTGAGTCGGATAGCGGTACACCTCTTCGAGGGTCATCACGTCCTTGAAGAACGGATCCCACCGCGTCGGAAAGCCCATCGTCCGTGCCAACTTCGCGTCCGGCGCGGCATCCAGATGGCGATGAAGGGCTGTCAGCGTCCGATCGAGCTTCGCTCCCATACGCCGGTGGTTGTAGACCCGGGCGCCGGCCACGGCTCCGAGGTAGTTGATCACGTCGAAGGGGCGGGTGGCGGTGTTCAGTAAACGTGCCCACGCACGGCTTGCTCCCGGGGGAAGGCGACCGAACAGGCACACCAACGGAAGCAAGGCCCGCACGACGATATAGCCGAACAGCATGTGGTAGAGCAGCTGCTCGTTGGTCCAACGGGTTCCCTTGCTCCGGCGACGCAAGTCCTCGGCTGTGGCCGACTCCAGAAGCTGGTGGAACGTAGCACTAGCCTGCCGCAGTTCTGCGTGGATGATCTCTCTGTCCATAAGCCCCTCCTGGCCACAGTCCGTGGAGCCGCTGCTTCATGATGACGCTTGCCATGGCATCCAGCACCCGGTCCGAAGGGGCCTTTTTTGCGGACAACGGACAGCTTCTAACCTCGTCCATATCTTCATTTCGTAGCTCCATTCCGTTCCGGTAGGGAGTTCCGGTACGGACTGTGCGAGGGCGACGGAAGCGGGCCAGTCCACCCGTCCAGCCTGCGGCGGTGTCAGCCAGGGCGCGCGGCGGCGTCGGGAAGCGGCCCGTTCTGGGGGCTTCGAGGCGCTGCAGCTGGTCGACTCGACGACGACGGACGACATCTCCGGCTACCAGGACGAGTACCGCCAGGCCCTGGAAGCAGTGCTCGAGGCGAAGGCCGAGGGCCAGCAGCCGCCCAAGCCGAGCACCGAGGCCGAGGAGCCGGGCGGCCAGGTCGTCGACCTGATGGCCGTCCTGCAGGAGAGTGTCCGCAAGGCGCAGGCAGCGCGCGGCGAGGACGCCGACGAGGCCGAGGTCCACGAGATGCCGTCGGCCAAGCAGAAGACGGCCGCGAAGACGGCGAGGAAGGCGCCCGCCAAGAAAACCGCGAAGAAGACCGCAGCGGCGAAGAAGCCGGCCCGACGGCAACGGCGTGACTAGGCCGAAGTCCGGCGCAGAACGGGGGAGCGGAGACGCGGCGTCGGCTGTGGCGGGTCAGCCTGGGATGCGGAGCTGAGCCTCGGGTGTGGAGTGGGTGCAGGCGCGCACGCCTGAGGTGAGGAGCCGGCGTGCTTCGTCGCGCGGGACGGGGCGTCGTCGTTGATGCTGTGTCGTCGTTGCTCGTCTCAGGATTCAGTCGGCATTCAAGAAGCCGGCGCGGGCCCGTCCGAAACGTAGGACGGGCCCGCGCCGGTGCTCGTATCAGGCTGGGATGGCAGCGGGTTCTTGCTCCGCTTGAGCAGCCCTCCCTGCGGCCAGGTACCGCTCGGCGTCCAGGGCGGCTGCGCAGCCGCTGGCGGCGGCGGTGATGGCCTGGCGGTAGGTGTGGTCGACCACGTCACCTGCCGCGAAGACCCCGGGCAGGTTCGTACGGGTGGAGGGCGAATCAACCTTGAGGTAGCCCGCGCCGTCCAACTCCATTTGGCCGTTGCACAGTTCGGTGCGCGGGTCGTGGCTGATCGCGATGAACAGGCCGGTCACGTCGAGGTCGCGGGTTTGGCCGGTGAAGACGTCGCGGAGCGCGACCCCGGCGAGCTCGCCGTCCGCTTCCTTGATCTCGGCGATCTCGGCGATCTCGCTGTCGAAGGCGAAGGAGATTTTGTCGTCGGCGAAGGCGCGGTTCTGCATGACTTTGGAGGCGCGCAGGGTGGAGCGGCGGTGCACGACGGTCACCGACTTGGCGAAGCGGGTGAGGAAGGTGGCCTCTTCCATGGCCGTGTCGCCTCCGCCGACGACCACGATGTCGCGGTCGCGGAAGAAGAAGCCGTCGCAGGTGGCGCACCAGGACACACCGCGGCTGGACAGCTCCGCTTCCTTGGGCAGGCCGAGCTTGCGGTAGCCGGAGCCGGTCGCCACGATCACCGTCTTGGCCCGGTGCACGGTGCCCGCGGTGTCGGTGACGGTCTTGTTGTCGCCGGTGAGGTCGACCTCGACGATGTCGTCGTCGATCATCTCGGCGCCGAACTTCTCGGCCTGGGCGCGCATGTTCGCCATGAGGTCCGGGCCGTCGATGCCCTCGGGGAAGCCGGGGAAGTTCTCGACCTCGGTGGTCGTGGTCAGCACGCCGCCGACGAAGATGGTGCCGCCGAAGACGAGCGGCTTGAGCTGGGCGCGGCGGTGTATCCGGTCGGGCCGGAGCCAATGACGATGACCTCGCGCACGTCGGCTCTCGCGGTCACCGTGGTCACGCCTCCTGCTTGGCGTCGATCTCAGCGATCAGGGCCTCCATACGCGTCTTGATCTCGTCGCGGATCGGACGGACGGCCTCGACGCCCTTGCCTGCCGGGTCCTCTATTCAACTGTAGCCAGTTCCCCGAGGAGCCCCCCCGCTGGTGGCCGTGCGTGGCCCCCCCGGGGGGCGCATCGATTCCAGGTTCCGCATCAGGGCCGTCACCCAGAAGGCGGACCACGCAACCCCGGTTTGTCCTGGCGCAGGCACATGCCGAGTGACTTGGGAAAACAGCTCGATCGGGGCCATGGGCGAGCTGCATTCGAGTGATCGGAGCGGATCAGTGCGCGTCGCGATGCATGTCAGTACAACGCTTTGATCCCTATATGCCGGATCTCCCTAACGCGGTCACCGAGGCCGTGACCGGCTGAGGAGACCACCATGCGCCCTCGTCGCATAGCCGTCGCTGCCCTCGCCGCCGCCACGATCTCCCTGACCGTTCTCGCCGCGCCGGCGGACGCGAAGCCGGCCCCGTCGGGCGCATCCAGCGTGTCACCGAGCTGCACCATGCAGCGGTCTTCCGCCACCACGATGTCGATGACGTGCACCATGACGATGCCGCCCGGCATGACGATGCCGTCCCACATGTCGATGACGTGCACCATGACGATGCCGCCCGGCATGACGATGACTTGCCCTATGACGATGCCGTCCGGCATGGCGACGATGCAGGTTTCGTCCACCCCTCATCCGATGGTCAGTGGGGCCCTCAGAACCGGCGCAGGCGGCAGCGTCAGGAGCTTGGAGCCCATGGAGATCGCGGCCGGTGCCCTATTGGTGGCCCTCGCGGGCAGCGGCAGTGCGTTCGTGATGATGCGCCGCCGCGGTTGTCGGAAGGTCTGACCGTATCGAGTGATCACAGAGAGCGTGGCGGACCGACACCCCGCAGCCTCCCCACCAGTCCTCCACCGGCTGCGCTCCGTGCCTGGGTTCCGAAACAGCCGTCGGCCGGGACGTCCCGTGAACCACGGGCCGGGCACCCCCCGACCTTTCCGCCCTCTCTCGATTGCTGCTGTAGGCCGCGCCCACGGCTGCGCGCGTTCACGCGTGCCCTCAGCCGTGCGCACGCGACCGAACAGAGGCGATATCGAGACAAGGACACCCCTGTGAACAGCATCAACCGCCGCTCTGTCCTGCTGGCCGGGCTCAGCGTCGCGGGCGCACTCGCCGCCTGCAGCGGCTCTGGAAGCACGCCCGCCCTGATCAGCCCCTCCGGGTCAGCCGTCGCAGCTGCCGACAAGAAGCGCACCCAGAGCGGTAAGACCCACCAACTGACCCTGACCGCAGCACAGTCCATGGTCGACCTGGGCGGCGTCACGGCCAGGACCTGGGCCTTCAGCGGCCAGGTACCGGGCAAGGAGCTGCGCGTCTCGGCCGGGGACGCGCTGGCCGCCACCCTGTCCAACCAGCTGCCGAACCAGACCACCACCTCCCTCCACTGGCACGGCATCGCCCTGCGCAACGACATGGACGGCGCACCGCCGGCCACCCAGGCCGCCGTCCGGGCAGGACACAACTTCACCTACCGGTTCACCGCGGACACCCCCGGCACCTACTTCTTCCACCCGCACATCGGTGTCCAGCTCGACCGGGGCTTGTACGCGCCGTTGATCGTGGAGGACCCGAGGGAGCCGCTGTCGTACGACGAGGAGTGGGTGGTCGTCCTCGACGACTGGCTCGACGGCGTCACCGGTACCCCGGACGACGTCTTCGCCGAGCTGAGGCAGGGCATGGGCGGGATGCACATGGGGGAAGGCTCCAGCAGCTCATCCAGCCACGACATGGGCGGCATGGACATGAGTGGCAGCGGCATGGACGGCACGAGTAACTCGCCCTCCGCCTCGCCCTCAGGCGGAGGCATGGGCATGAGGTTCATGCTGATGGGCGCTCAGAGCGCACTGCTCGGGGGCGACGCCGGGGACGTGAAGTATCCCTACCACCTGATCAACGGCCGCGTTGCGGCCGACCCGCAGGTCTTCCGCAGCAAGCCCGGCAAGCGGGTCCGACTGCGCCTGATCAATGTCGGCGGGGACACCGCCCACCGTGTCGCCCTCGGCGGCCACAAGTTCACCATCACCCACACCGATGGCTTCCCCGTCCGGCACCAGCAGGCCGATGCCTTGTTGCTCGGCATGGGCGAACGCTACGACGTCCTGGTCACCCTGGACGACGGAGTCTTCCCCTTGTGGCGTTGGCCGAGGGAAAGAACGCCACCGGAATGGCTGTCATCCGCACCGGCTCCGGCAGCCTTCCCAAGGCGACCGTCCGCCCGACGGAACTGAATGGCAGGCTCAGGGCCGCTTCTCAGCTTCACGCGGCGGACGACGTCCGGCTGACGTCGAAGAAAGTCGACCGGGTCCACCGCATCGAGCTGACCGGCGGCATGATGACGTACAACTGGGCCATCAATGGCAAGCGGTTCGACATGAACAACCCGACCACGCTCCCGATCACCGTGGAACAGGGCCAGCGGGTCCAGTTCGACTTCGTCAACACCACCACCGTGTGGCACCCGACGCACCTGCACGGCCATACCTACCAGCTCGGCAGCGGCGGACCGCGCAAGCACACCACCATCGTGCTGCCGAGGAAGACGGTGTCGGTGTTCTTCGACGCCGACAACCCGGGGCAGTGGATGTTGCACTGCCACAACGCCTACCACGGCGAGGCGGGGATGATGGCGCTGGCCGCCTACCAAGCCTGAGCCCCTGCACGCAGCTCTGGTGACAGATCAAGCCCCCGCGAGCGGAGTCTCCGTAGGGGGCCGGTGCGGGCATCGGCCCCGATTTCCCGTCGCGAGAGCAATCGGCGGTGTGCCCGTATGGGGTCACGTCGCAGCCACATGCGGCAGGGACACGCACAGCGGCACCAGACTGAGGACGGCCCTCCACCCGCAGGTGGAGGGCTGATTCGGCCCCTGGGCCGATTCGCGTGATATCGCACCCGTGCTGGAGTAACTCCTGTGACTGCCACCTTGCCGCGTGTCCTGCCCAGCCCGGACGGCAAACCGGTTCCACCGCCCGGCACCGCCGAGGCTTTCCGGGCCTTCGCCCGTGACCTGGCTGCCGGCCGACGGCCGTGGACCGCCGAAACGGCTCAATTCATCACCGCTCAGTTCGACCAGTTCGCCGCCCACTGGGACACCACCCGCGCCACCGGCCGCGACGACCCCGTACGCGACGCCCTCGCTCGCGGCGGACCGATGCCCCAGGGCCCGTGTCTCGAACTCGGCTCGGGCACCGGCCTGTTCACCCCTATACTGACGGGCGCTTTCCCACGGGTGGTCAGCGTGGACCTGTCGATGCGCATGCTGCAGCAGGCCAACGGCCGTTCCCCGTGGCGTGTCCGGGCCGACGCGAGCGGGCTGCCGCTGGCCACCGCATCCGTCGCTGTCATTGCGGCGATCGACATGCTGCTGTTCCCGGCCGAGATCGCCCGCGTCCTGGCGCCCGGCGGGGTACTGCTGTGGATCAATCAGCTCGGCTACGACGGGCCGCTGTACCTTCCCGTATCCACCGTTGATGCGGCTCTGCCCGGCACTTGGCAGGCGACGGAGTCCGAGGCGGGCTGGGGCAGCTGGGCCGTTCTGCGCCGCACCCGCTGACCTCAGCCCGGCAAGCTCCTGCCGGATCCGCCACGGGGTGAGGCATACAGGGGGGAGGACTCCCGGCAAGTCGCCGCTGGCTGCCGGAGCAGGGGCGGAGATGCGGAGCAGCGTCAGAACGGTGGTTTGTTGGAGTAGGTGCCGTCCCAGGGGTCGGTGGCGGGTTCGGCGTTCGGCCGGTTCTGGAGGACTCGGATGGCGTCTTCGATGCAGCCGAGGTCGATGAGGCGCCGGGCCAGGACGGAACTGCTGGAGGCGGGGTGCTGTTCGAGGACAGCGACGGCTTCCTCAGTTCGGCCCGCTTCGGCAAGCAGGTCTGAGAGGGACCAGGCCGCGTACCAGGTGTCGCCTTCGTGGTGTGCCCGCGCCTGCTCGATCGCTTCGTCGAGCAGGCCGCAGTCGGCCAGCAGCGGAAGCCGCATCCTGAAGAAGTCCCACTCCTCTTCTCCACCGCGGCGTTCCTTGAGGGCGTCGAGGTGGGCCAGGCCCTCCTGGGCGCGGCCGTGCTCGGCATACAGGGTGCACAGCGAGTCGACGACCCAGTCGTCCGCTCCGCCCGGGGAGTCCACCAGGGCGCACATCACCGCGATCGCCTCGTCGCCCCGGCCGTGACGGGACAGGAGCCCGGCAAGCAGCACGGGGTCGTGATAGTGGCGGGTCGACGCAACGTCTTCTTGCCGGTAGACGGCGATCGTGCCCTCCACGTTGCCGCGCTCCTCAAGCACTTCAGCCAGGCACTGCGCGGCGTGCCCGTGTCCGTGGGAGGCCGCGTACTCGCGCAGTTCCTCGATCCGGCCGTGTCTGGCCAGCAGCTCTGCGAGCTGGTCTCGACCGTTGACGGAGGTGCCGTGCCGGGTGCGTAGTTGGGCGATCGCGTCGTCGGTGCGGCCTTGGCGCTCGCGAATCTGGGCGAGCAGGCCGAGTGCGGTGTCGGCGTCCAGGCCGCTGCGGCAGCACCACGGGCTGTCGCAGCGGTGGTCGACCGGGATCCAGGCGGTCAGCAGCGCGGCGGCGTCCGCGTCGCGGCCAGCCGCTTCGGCGACGTCCACCAGCGGGGCGGCGAGGAACCAGTCCTCGACTCCGGGGCGCAGCAGCTCGAAGGCTTCGGCGCCGTGGTCGTGGCGGGCCATGAGGCGCCCTACGAAGTCGAGCGCCATCCGGTCACCGGCCTGCGCGTGGGGGCGGGTCAGCGCGATCGCCTCCTGCGCTCGTCCCCAGCTCTCCAGCAGTTCTGCCTGGGCCCGGGTGGCCGGCCACCAGCCCGTGGCGACGTACGGGGCGAGGACCTCCAGCGCGCGGTTCTGCTGGCCGCGCTCACCGAGGGGTGTGTCGGGGGCAGTGGCTAGGGTGCGGTGCCGTGGACGCTGCTGATCTTGACCGTCAAGTCCGGACTCTGTCCGGCTCTATCCCGCCGCCGCTGGTCGACCGGCTTCTCGAGCTTGGCCATGAACAAGAAGTGGAGTCCCAGGCGCCCATGGTCAAAGTCCGATGAGACGAATCCCGCCCCGTCGAAACCAGCGCCTGCAGGAGATCGCCGCCGAGGCGCTCAAGGAGGTGTACTTCCAGGACGGCGGGCGCCGTGCCGGAAACCTCCTTGCACTTCCAGCACTCCCGGCTCAGCGCCAGAATCCGCAGGGAAATTGCCGGGCCGCATCCGGGCGGCACCACATCCGGGATCCAGGGATCCGTGCCGAACTGGTCGCTGTCGTCCCAGCGTTCACACCGAAATGGTTGACCATGGAACCGGCACCGGAGCCGCGCGCGGCGACCTGGATCCCGAGCGCCCGGTGTCTGCGACCACCTGGGCCACGGCCAGGAAGTACGGCTCGAAGGCCATGCGTCCGATGACGTCGAGCTTGTATCGGAGTTGCTGAACGGCGCGCTCGTCCGTGTCCAGGCCGCGGGCAAGGATGCCGGCCTCGCACCGCTGGCCGCGGCAGCCGCATCGCCGAACCGGACTCGGCCGTCGCGCCCACGACGGACGGTTCGGGGAAGTGCGGCCGTCCCAGCCCGAGGTCTGCCGGGGTGAGGGTGCAGGACTGGCCGGTGGCCTCGGTCTCTGCCAGCAGACGCACGGCTCGAGCACGGCCGTCGCCCACGGCCTGCGCAATCCGCTCGGCAGCCTCGGCCAGGGCGGCCGGCTCCTTCAGCCCCCGCTCGCCGCCGTCCAGGTGAAGGCGGTCGACGGGCCGCAACAGCCGGGCCGCATCGAGGACGTCGGCCAGCCGGTGCTGGTCGGGGTCGGCGTAACGGTCCGAGTTCGTCAGCACCGCGCGTACGCCGAGCTGGTCGGCCAGGCCCACGGTGCGCGCGGCCGGCCGCAGCGAGCCCGCACCGGTGCCCTGACGGCCCAGATGCACGCTTTCCAGGCACAGCCGCTCACCAGCCAGCTCCCGCCACGGCGCGAGCAGCTGCTCGGCGACGTCGGGGCGGCCTGCGGACAGGGCCCGCATCGGCTCGGACGAGGGCCCGAGCAGCACCACCAGGTCATGGTCGGCGTACTCGCGCAGGACCGGCCAGGACACGACCGGCAGAGTTCCGTCGGCCTCGGCGTGCGCGGCGGAAACCAGACGGCACAGCCGCGCCCACCCCGACACGTTCTGTGCAAGCAGGCTGATCCGCAGCGGCGGCTCCATCACGTGCGCGCCGCCGCGTACAGGCGTACGTGGCCGTCCGGCAGTCGGGGCCTGCGAGACAAGCGGAGGGACGGCGACGTCGACGCCGAAAACCGGACGGGTGCCAGCGGCCGCTGCGGCCTGGGCGGCGGACCGTCCCCGCGACGGTGTCCCGGTCGGTCAGCGCGAGTGACGTCATGCCGTGCTCGGCCGCGCGCTGGACGAGGACACTGGGGAGGGCAGCGCCGTAGCGGGCGGAGTTGCCGGAGGCGTCGTGCAGATGAGTAAATCCACGGCTCCGCACCTCCTGTCTCCGCATGTTCCTCCCCTGACCTGTGACCTCTCCAGATATCCACCATGACCCATAGTCGTGCAAGTGTTCGAATAAGTGAATCGGATCGCCCCCTACTGCCTGAGCGTGACATGTGACTGTTCGCGCACATTGGCGGATGTTCACGAAGTTGGCGAGCCCGGCCCGAGTGATCACACGAGCCGCCGTAACTGAGCACTTGAGTCGGCGAGCTGATCGGCAGCTTTGGCGGGCAACCGTTCGGCGCGGTTGCGCCAGCGCCCTTGCGGTCCCTAGAGACTTTCGTCATGAGGGCACGTGACAGATGCGAGAGCAGGCGGTGTGCCCAGGTGCCGAGGGCGCTGACGAACGGTAGAACGTAGGAGTGAGGGACGAGGACAGCTCTGATAAGGATGCACAGCTGCGCCGTGTGGCGAGGCCGGGGATCGACTACCAGGCGCTGTTCGCGGTCACCCCCACCCCCTATATGGTGATGGGCCCGGATCTGGTGCTCGCCGACGTCAATGAGGCGGCCTGCCGGGTGACCGGCCGTACTCGGGAGGATCTG
This portion of the Streptomyces mirabilis genome encodes:
- a CDS encoding cupredoxin domain-containing protein, with amino-acid sequence MTFTPLHRGHTAAALASACTLLALAGCSNGGNGNNPATTSAPPAASSTGPAAARIVIENFAFTPANLRVRPGTKITVVNRDSVTHTVTATGDKKFDTGSIAGDATATFTAPSAPGGYSYICTIHPNMKGTLTVG
- a CDS encoding Ku protein produces the protein MKEVPLPTAKAIEIVAFVPAASIDPVRLSADSYLVQYDGPVAAKPYVLIARALARNTKVAVAKPAWHGRECLVLLRVRDGALVAHVLKWDDEVRDPSELAPKDVTVTDSEIDEALQLVDSRTTDGISGYQDEYRKSLEAVLEAKAEGRQPLEPSTEAEEPGGQVVDLIGPAGECPQGAGSARRGRG
- a CDS encoding ClpX C4-type zinc finger protein, with the protein product MVAGPDVWICSDCVARCGEILAQPADTGA
- a CDS encoding DUF5990 family protein, translated to MPAERAAVRLLLPRAPAAGAAAEGGARVNPGLLVGRLGLTDPRGNPLCARVVPPAIIRTAAMAD
- a CDS encoding DinB family protein; this encodes MDREIIHAELRQASATFHQLLESATAEDLRRRSKGTRWTNEQLLYHMLFGYIVVRALLPLVCLFGRLPPGASRAWARLLNTATRPFDVINYLGAVAGARVYNHRRMGAKLDRTLTALHRHLDAAPDAKLARTMGFPTRWDPFFKDVMTLEEVYRYPTQHFDFHRAQLTVGAQA
- a CDS encoding DUF6233 domain-containing protein; this translates as MLRRATTTQHQRRRPVPRDEARRLLTSGVRACTHSTPEAQLRIPG
- a CDS encoding class I SAM-dependent methyltransferase; this encodes MTATLPRVLPSPDGKPVPPPGTAEAFRAFARDLAAGRRPWTAETAQFITAQFDQFAAHWDTTRATGRDDPVRDALARGGPMPQGPCLELGSGTGLFTPILTGAFPRVVSVDLSMRMLQQANGRSPWRVRADASGLPLATASVAVIAAIDMLLFPAEIARVLAPGGVLLWINQLGYDGPLYLPVSTVDAALPGTWQATESEAGWGSWAVLRRTR